A window of Haloarcula sp. H-GB4 contains these coding sequences:
- a CDS encoding class I SAM-dependent methyltransferase, protein MPISDPESYYDENDESEWDRLTATLHGQLEWTGTVAQLEANLPDTGHVLDVGGGAGRYAVWLAEQGYDVTLVDPSKGQRAIAQEKIAEHGYEERVAVEAGDVRNLGFDRDVFDATLCLGGPLSHILDADERTAAVRELHRVTKAESPVFASVMGRLNWLVLSLVGRSEHLVHADELAETGDYDSSFVAQLGHEAAFTETHFFRADEFEALLEAGGVTVETLVGLEGLASVLAAPSLRETAADLSAHEQAGVQALVDELRTDRTVVDMSAHMLAVCRA, encoded by the coding sequence ATGCCTATCAGCGACCCCGAGAGCTATTACGACGAGAACGACGAGAGCGAGTGGGACCGCCTGACAGCCACGCTACACGGGCAGTTAGAGTGGACGGGGACAGTTGCACAGCTCGAAGCGAACCTCCCCGACACAGGACACGTCCTCGACGTGGGCGGCGGCGCTGGTCGGTACGCCGTCTGGCTGGCTGAACAGGGATACGATGTCACGCTCGTCGACCCCAGCAAGGGCCAGCGAGCTATCGCACAGGAGAAAATCGCCGAGCACGGGTACGAAGAGCGGGTGGCCGTCGAGGCGGGCGACGTGCGCAACCTCGGGTTTGACCGAGACGTATTCGACGCGACGCTGTGTCTGGGTGGGCCGCTTTCTCATATACTCGACGCTGACGAACGGACGGCCGCTGTGCGGGAGCTTCACCGGGTGACAAAAGCCGAGAGTCCGGTGTTCGCCTCCGTCATGGGGCGGCTCAACTGGCTGGTGCTCTCGCTGGTCGGCAGGTCGGAACACCTCGTCCACGCGGACGAACTCGCCGAAACGGGTGATTACGATAGTTCGTTCGTGGCGCAGCTCGGTCACGAGGCGGCGTTCACCGAGACCCATTTTTTCCGCGCCGACGAGTTCGAGGCGCTGTTAGAGGCAGGCGGAGTAACCGTCGAAACGCTGGTCGGACTGGAGGGGCTGGCGTCAGTACTCGCCGCTCCATCGCTCCGAGAGACCGCTGCCGACCTGTCGGCACACGAGCAGGCCGGTGTTCAGGCGCTCGTAGACGAACTCCGGACGGACCGGACTGTCGTGGATATGTCCGCACATATGCTTGCGGTCTGTCGTGCGTGA